A part of Gossypium hirsutum isolate 1008001.06 chromosome A07, Gossypium_hirsutum_v2.1, whole genome shotgun sequence genomic DNA contains:
- the LOC107955054 gene encoding tyrosine-protein phosphatase DSP1, whose translation MGEDTKTRVKESQEEGRQEMWRSIEIVGSVEKWASTVVVGDELNFIPPLNFAMVDNGVFRSGFPHSANFSFLQTLNLRSIIYLCPEPYPEANTEFLKSNEIRLFQFGIEGYKEPFVNIPEDTIREALNVVLDVRNHPVLIHCNRGKHRTGCVVGCLRKLQRWCLSSVFDEYQRFAAAKARVSDQRFMELFDVSSVPISFSCSNK comes from the exons ATGGGAGAAGACACTAAAACCAGAGTAAAGGAAAGCCAAGAAGAAGGGAGGCAAGAGATGTGGAGAAGCATAGAAATTGTTGGGAGTGTGGAGAAGTGGGCGTCGACGGTGGTGGTTGGTGACGAACTTAACTTCATTCCACCATTGAACTTTGCTATGGTTGACAATGGCGTCTTCAGGTCGGGTTTCCCTCACTCTGCCAATTTCTCTTTTCTCCAAACACTTAACCTCCGCTCCATCAT ATATCTGTGTCCTGAGCCGTATCCAGAAGCCAACACCGAGTTTTTAAAATCCAATGAAATCAGGCTTTTTCAGTTTGGAATTGAAGGTTATAAG GAGCCATTTGTAAATATCCCAGAGGATACAATTCGTGAAGCTCTGAATGTGGTCCTTG ATGTAAGGAATCACCCAGTTCTGATCCATTGCAATCGAGGGAAG CATCGAACTGGGTGTGTGGTTGGATGCTTGAGGAAATTGCAAAGATGGTGTTTGTCATCTGTTTTCGATGAATACCAGAGGTTTGCGGCTGCAAAAGCTAGGGTTTCAGATCAGAGGTTTATGGAATTGTTTGATGTTTCTAGCGTGCCCATCTCGTTTTCTTGCTCCAACAAGTAA